One Vicinamibacteria bacterium genomic window, CGTCACTTCGAAGCGTGTCCCTTGCTCGGTCACCATCTGATACGTTCCGCGCATGGAGCCAAAAGGGGTCGTCAAGTGGCACGCCGAGGTGTACTCGAAGGACTGGCCGGGGGCCAGAACCGGCTGCTGGCCCACGACACCCGGTCCGCGCACTTCTTCGATCTTCTTGTCGGCATTCTCTACGATCCAGTGACGACTCAAGAGCTGCACCGTGTCATCGCTCTGATTGTGAATC contains:
- the apaG gene encoding Co2+/Mg2+ efflux protein ApaG; protein product: MRVRVVSRFSPEHSHPEQQRWFFLYTVEIHNQSDDTVQLLSRHWIVENADKKIEEVRGPGVVGQQPVLAPGQSFEYTSACHLTTPFGSMRGTYQMVTEQGTRFEVTIAPFTLSEPYTVH